The proteins below are encoded in one region of Anguilla anguilla isolate fAngAng1 chromosome 3, fAngAng1.pri, whole genome shotgun sequence:
- the LOC118223835 gene encoding kelch-like protein 9 has protein sequence MASSVVSGKYSLHNEQFPKSLQQGFQELRESMCLCDIQLVAENRRFWAHRSVLAAASPYFRVMFSSDMRERTMESVELKAIPATGLKCALDFIYTSLLRADFDSIEDVLLASTHLQVTDLTDCCAQMLKEWLRVDNVFETLSLSERYNLPALNSHCLAFISQNLHAVLKTRESSLLQVDWECFSGVLKRDDVSPLVCETDILDLAMKWLNYDLGNREPRLEQLVREIRLGLIFPSDVDYDSEGELCSSARLLREAVPEGGAYLRMLCRGDARFQADGAFHNWFKIRSTRKGVLATCGKTTGSLECGEIMVLTGKCMDSWETIGRRKAMYNHCTVVLDDFLYLIGGQNSWFSDHHEEEAVASVWRFDPRFRRWTELADMNVRRRRFHCSALGGGIYAVGGRGEGGLLFSAERYSPVQDTWTHIRALPRPLSSHAGAVYQDQLYICGGSSGEVFSDALFRYSPDRDEWTSLAPLHHARGFHSMTAVGDKIYVIGGVVIGGGGGRGGAVLL, from the exons ATGGCTTCTAGTGTGGTATCAGGGAAGTATTCTCTCCACAACGAACAGTTTCCTAAAAGTTTACAGCAGGGCTTCCAGGAGCTCAGGGAATCCATGTGCCTTTGCGACATCCAGCTAGTCGCGGAAAACAGGAGGTTTTGGGCGCACAGGTCGGTGCTCGCCGCGGCTAGCCCCTACTTCAGGGTGATGTTCAGCAGCGATATGCGGGAGAGGACCATGGAGTCTGTGGAGCTGAAGGCGATCCCGGCTACGGGTCTGAAGTGTGCGCTGGACTTCATATACACCTCCTTGCTGCGCGCGGACTTTGACAGCATAGAGGACGTCCTTCTGGCGTCCACGCACCTGCAGGTCACGGACCTGACGGACTGCTGCGCCCAGATGCTTAAGGAATGGCTCCGTGTGGACAACGTTTTCGaaaccctgtctctctctgaaagATACAACCTCCCAGCATTAAACTCCCACTGTTTAGCCTTCATTTCGCAGAATCTGCATGCGGTTCTGAAGACGCGCGAAAGTTCGCTGCTACAAGTTGACTGGGAGTGCTTCTCTGGCGTGCTGAAGAGAGACGACGTCAGCCCGCTGGTCTGCGAGACTGACATCCTGGACCTCGCAATGAAATGGCTAAATTACGATTTGGGAAACCGGGAGCCTCGGTTGGAACAGCTTGTGAGGGAGATTCGGCTCGGTCTGATCTTCCCCTCGGACGTGGACTACGATTCGGAGGGCGAGCTGTGCTCCTCCGCGCGGCTGCTGAGGGAGGCGGTCCCGGAGGGCGGCGCGTACCTCCGCATGCTGTGCCGAGGGGATGCGCGCTTCCAGGCCGACGGCGCGTTCCACAACTGGTTCAAGATCAGGTCCACGCGCAAGGGCGTGCTGGCCACCTGCGGGAAAACCACCGGAAGTCTGGAATGCGGGGAGATCATG GTTTTGACGGGAAAGTGTATGGATTCGTGGGAAACGATTGGTCGCAGGAAAGCGATGTACAACCACTGCACTGTGGTGCTGGACGATTTCCTGTATCTCATCG GGGGACAGAACTCTTGGTTCAGCGATCACCACGAGGAGGAGGCCGTGGCGTCGGTGTGGCGGTTCGACCCCCGCTTCCGCCGATGGACCGAGCTGGCAGACATGAAC GTGCGGCGTCGACGGTTCCACTGCAGTGCGCTGGGGGGCGGGATCTAtgcagtgggggggcggggcgaggggggccTCTTGTTCTCTGCTGAGCGCTACAGCCCCGTCCAGGACACCTGGACGCACATCcgcgccctgccccgccccctgtccagCCACGCCGGGGCCGTGTACCAGGACCAGCTCTACATCTGCG ggggctcCTCGGGAGAGGTGTTCTCGGATGCGCTGTTCCGCTACAGTCCGGACCGAGACGAGTGGACCAGCCTGGCGCCGCTTCACCACGCCCGAGGGTTCCACAGCATGACGGCCGTGGGAGACAAGATCTACGTCATCG GCGGGGTGGTGattgggggcggtggggggagggggggggcggtcctACTCTGA